In a single window of the Portunus trituberculatus isolate SZX2019 chromosome 9, ASM1759143v1, whole genome shotgun sequence genome:
- the LOC123501517 gene encoding LOW QUALITY PROTEIN: extensin-like (The sequence of the model RefSeq protein was modified relative to this genomic sequence to represent the inferred CDS: inserted 1 base in 1 codon), which translates to MTAKLCFLLGMVVVLAAADKRPPPVYSYQAPEEFSEESYESYESTEAKYDFNYAVRDEYSGNNFGHQESRDGDHTQGSYYVQLPDGRLQKVTYYVDGDSGYVAEVSYEGEAHYPESEESRESYSPPRPSYSPPKPRPTYAPPQPTYAPPKPQPSYAPPKPQPTYAPPKPQPTYAPPQQAYAPPQPTYAPPRRTYGFPQFVLLLAVVALAAADKRPRPTYGAPPPPPPPPSYSAPEPPRPVYSAPESSEEVEDPPKYSFNWEVDDHYSGNDFDHQEEREYDNTKGXYSVQLPDGRLQKVTYYVDGDSGYIAEVTYEGEAQYPESEESRESYGPPQPTYSAPESEESEEAPVYAPPPRPSYAPPQPSYAPPRRTYGTPQ; encoded by the exons ATGACTGCaaag ctgtgtttcctgctggggatggtggtggtgctggccgCGGCAGACAAAAGACCTCCACCAGTCTACTCTTACCAAGCTCCCGAG GAGTTCAGCGAGGAGTCCTATGAATCCTACGAGTCCACGGAGGCCAAGTACGACTTCAACTACGCCGTGAGGGACGAGTACTCCGGCAACAACTTCGGCCACCAGGAGTCCCGCGACGGAGACCACACCCAGGGCTCCTACTACGTGCAGCTCCCCGACGGCCGCCTGCAGAAGGTGACCTACTACGTGGACGGCGACTCTGGCTACGTGGCGGAGGTCAGCTACGAGGGCGAGGCTCACTACCCTGAGTCAGAGGAGTCCAGAGAGTCCTACAGCCCCCCAAGACCTAGTTACTCCCCTCCCAAGCCTCGCCCTACTTACGCTCCACCTCAGCCTACCTATGCTCCACCCAAACCTCAGCCTAGCTATGCTCCACCCAAACCCCAGCCTACCTATGCTCCACCCAAACCCCAGCCTACCTATGCTCCACCCCAGCAAGCTTATGCCCCTCCCCAGCCTACCTATGCTCCACCCAGAAGAACCTACGGCTTCCCTCAG TTCGTCCTCCTTCTGGCGGTGGTGGCCCTCGCAGCTGCCGACAAGCGCCCACGCCCCACCTACGgcgctcctcctccaccaccacctcctccttcctacagCGCCCCTGAGCCCCCACGCCCTGTCTACTCCGCCCcg GAATCGTCCGAGGAGGTAGAGGACCCaccaaaatactccttcaactGGGAGGTGGACGATCATTACTCCGGCAACGACTTCGACCACCAGGAGGAGCGTGAATACGACAACACCAAGG CCTACTCCGTGCAGCTCCCCGACGGCCGCCTGCAGAAAGTGACCTACTACGTGGACGGCGACTCAGGCTACATCGCTGAGGTCACCTACGAGGGCGAGGCTCAGTACCCAGAGTCCGAGGAGTCCAGAGAGTCCTACGGTCCCCCCCAGCCCACCTACAGCGCCCCTGAGTCTGAGGAGTCCGAGGAGGCACCAGtctatgctcctcctcctcgcccatcCTATGCTCCTCCCCAGCCCAGCTACGCCCCGCCAAGGAGGACATACGGCACGCCCCAGTAA